GAGCCGAAGGTGAACCGGGGCAAGGCGGGCGTGAAGCGGTCGGCAGCGGAGATGTACGGGTCAGTAGCTGCACCACCTTCTCCGTCCCCTCTAGTCAGGTCGGGACCCTTATGTTTTTTATATCGCGTTTATGCCCTGCGTGGGCAcctcttctctctgtctctttctgtctcccagaggtggggagggatgTCAGGAAGTGGCTGCACATTAGATGCCTCCCTTGGGTGTCTCGGGCTGCCTAGGCCCCTGCCCCAATTGTGTGAATTGCTGTGGCTCCCTGGGTGTGGGAGGTCCTGCCCAGGCCCGTCCCAGCTCATCTCACGTGACACTGGGTAGCAGGCTAGCTGGAGAGACAGGTGCTGGTGGGTTTGCTCAGCAAAGCTACCCCTCCCTCCTGCAGCATGGCTCCTTGTGTGTGTATAACTTGCACTCAGAAGCCAGTAAGTCCCTTAGGCTGGGCTTCTGGGTCCTATCTCCCTCCATGAGGAGCAGGTTCGGTGCAGCagcacctctttctccacttccTCAGCAGGGTCCCTCCTCACCATcatctcctccttcttctctctccccccccaccccccctccacccccggctaTCTGCCCATCCTGACCATGTCTCATGGGCTTTCTCTTCCAGGTCCTCCTTCGACCTGGACTATGATTTCCAGCGGGATTACTATGACAGGTACGTTGAGTGTCCTGGGAGGATGACAATAAGCTTTAACACTGCACACACAATCTCTCAGGGGGCGTAGATGCCACTGTAACactctatttgagcataagctttcgtgagctacagctcacttcatcggatgcatactgtggaaagtatagaagatcttttatacacacaaagcatgaaaaaatgggtgtttaccactacaaaaggttttctctcaccccaccccactctccaagtaaaccttttgtagtggtaaacacccattttttcatgctttgtgtgtataaaagatcttctatactttccacagtatgcatccgatgaagtgagctgtagctcacgaaagcttatgctcaaataaattggttagtctctaaagtgccacaagtactccttttctttttgcgaatacagactaacatggctgttactctgaaacctgtaacacTCTGCAGCTCAGTGTGCAGGTGGGTGCGTGGAGGTCCTGTTGCTCGGGGGTCACTGTTTTCCTCCTGCTCCTAGGATGTACAGCTACCCAGCACGtgtgcccccacctccccccatcgCCCGGGCTGTGGTGCCCTCCAAACGCCAGCGTGTCTCTGGCAACACCTCTCGCCGAGGCAAGAGTGGCTTTAATTCCAAGAGTGGTCAGCGAGGATCGTCCTCCAAGTCTGGTAAATGTACGTGTCGGAGCCTGCAGTGCTGACTTCAGGGGCCTGGGGCGGGGTCAGACGGGCTGCAGATGccagactagggtgaccagatatcctgttaaaatcgggactgtcccgatttttaggtctttgtcccgcgtcccgactGATGCatggtcgggacgccatttgtcccgatatcgCGGCTTTGGCTGCTCCGgcgtgtgtggtttttttttaaattattttatttatttatttatttgcttccccTACGTGTTCCAATATTTTACCCGTTAAATCTGTTCACCCTATGTCAGACCCACCTTGAGTAGTGTGTACTGATACTAACTTTCCCTTCTTGCCAGTGCGGAGTCTAAGGGCCCTGCAGTCCAGAGTTGGGGTTGTAGCCTGTACCTTGTTGGGATGGGTTCTAGTGTCAGTCAGTCCCCTGCTTCTCTTGGGTTTCAGTGAAAGGTGATGACATCCAGACCATTAAGAAGGAGCTGACCCAGATCAAACAGAAAGTGGATTCGCTGCTGGAGAGCCTGGAAAAGATTGAGAAGGATCAAAGTAAACAGACGGGTGagagggggggtggagaggggcgtGGGGCTCTCTCGAGGGGCCCATGTTGGTTTGTCCTGGGTGTGGAGCTGTGGCAGGGTTGGGAGAATCTGTCCCCCTCCATGGGGTGTGCTTTGCTCAGGGCAGCCTCAGCTCCCTGGATGGGGGGTGGGCACAAGGCCCTGGGGCAGTGTTTTTCCTGACACCCATCCTCACCCCCTGCAGAGATGAAGAATGAGAAGTCTGAggaggagcagagcagcagctccatGAAGAAGGAGGAGAGCAACGTGAAGATGGAGTCTGAGGCTGGGGCAGACGACTCTGCTGAGGAGGGGGACCTGCTGGACGATGACGATAATGAGGATCGAGGGGATGACCAGGTATGAACCCTGAAGCCAGAGAGAGCCAGGGCAGAGTGGGTGTCACTGTAGCTAATCCCTTCCTGTCCCCTCTCTCTCAGCTGGAATCCATCAAGGGTGACGAGAAGGAGGCGGAGGAAGGAGAGGACGACAGAGACAGTGCCAATGGTGAAGATGACTCCTAAGCCACTGGCGTAACCCCCCCAGCAAGGCGCCCACCTGAGATTGAGCCTGTcactggcccctccccagcctccttctCACTGCCCGTCCATGTGTTCATGGTGTTGTCTCCAGCCGCACCCCTGGCTCACCCCATAGTTCTGTTAAATCCCCTGTCATTTTCCTCTTTTAATTTTGATACCTCTAtgatttaacaataaaaaaaagtatgGTTTTTACCTGGTGCATCTACCTGTAATTTGTCCACCTGGGGGTACCCTCTGGCCCAGCATATGTAGCGGCATCTGCCACAATGGAGGGAGATTATGGCATAGAGCAATTGGGGAAGGGGACACTCAGGAGCAGGGTGTACCACAAGAAGTTTTTGGTGGGGGATGCATGTCTCCTAGTGCAAGCCAGGGGTTTGTGCACTAGCAGATATCCCACTCCTGGAGCTTAGAGTATTGTTTCTCCAATCATAGTATCAACTGGGCTCAGGCTGCTGCCTTGTCTGCTGGGATGGGAGGTTCAAAGGACACAAACTGATTAAGGACCACTAATGCTTGAGCCCCCTCATAGTTAATGAATGTGCACCAGAAAAGCAAGGAGGTGGCTGCTGCTTCCGGTTCACATTTGAGGCACAGACACCCTGACTCTTCCAACCAAGTTTACCTTTCTGAGGTTAAACACAGGCCTCTGTACTTGTATGGTGGGAGAGAGGAGCATAAATCTGATTGTTCACCCCCTTTTAAGACCAAAATGTTGAGAACTTGTCTGTGGGTGAGGGCTGAGATAGCTTgcaagcttgtctttcaccaacagaagttggtccaataaaaaaaatctcacccaccttgtgtgtctaatagcctgggaccaagacagctacaacaccacCAGCAGTTCTGTTGTCACGTTTGAGCTGCAGAAAAAGTGAGAATTTCTCATAGATTCTTCTCACTTCAGGTTTTCTCTGTCAAGTTGAAAAACTGTCTTGTGGTTGGGAAGAATGTGTTGATTCATGAGTTTTCTCACGGTCATTTCATATAAATACATCTCTTTACCTGTACAGAGCAAAACTCCTGGGAAAAATGTAAGGAAGGATGTCCTCAAAGAGACCCAGGTGATCTAGGTACAAGCCTGTCTTTACTTAAGACTTGCTGTATGACTCAGGGCATCTTGCagaatctctgtgcctcattgCTCCAGTGTGGATAATACTGCTCTGACTCATGGAGCCATGAGGGTGTTTGAGACACACTAAAGGGGCTTCAATAGGAGGCATCTAAGAAAGTTTGCACCAAGTTCCGTGGATCAGGTAAGATACAAATGCCGCTTCCTGTGCGAGCAAGGTGAGTAGACTCCATGGGTCTCCCTGgcacccttcctctgcagccctaATGTACGTGGGAAGTGCTTAGCTGCTCCAGTCATGGCCACAGTAGAAAACCAGAcatgggctccagctgtgggtaaAATTACTAGGAGGAACACTGAGGAGGTGACTCCTGGCCCAGCCATGCAATTGCATAGAACAAGACCCTTTCATTCACAGCATAGGCAGGATGATGTGTCTGGGGTACACTAATGACAGGAGGTGGTCACGTCCTGTATATGCAGGAGAAAATGACACTGCCAGAACTGAGGCACTTCCTGGTTTGCGGGGGAGGCAAAGCGGCCACTACTGACCTGCTTTAGGGGGATGGGATGGTATTGGCCAGACTGGCACTTGTGGTTTCTGTGAAGGGATGACACTTGGCAGGCatttgggagagggagagactacTGGCAGGATGCTGGGCAATTCTGGTTTCCAGAGGGAGGCTTGCtggaggctgcagggcaggaggtggccATGGGTCAGCTTCcatctccaccccctgccctccaataTGTGCACCAAGTAGGGAGGAGAGCAGTGAAATGCCCCAGGGACTTCCTGGTGCCCTGAATAGATTCAGTTGTCCCTGATCTGGCTTGGTTGGCAtgtatgggaaatgtagtctctCCAGTCTCTAACTTCTACCAGTGCTTTCctactgcagtgcatcatgggaagcCCAATGTTTATTACATTCTCTCCCAGCCAGGCCTCAGTGCATCAGGGAAGTTGTAGTTCCCCTGCCCTATATCTAGCCTGCTAAGCCCCCTTTGGTGCAGCCCAACCAAtagtggtgtttttgttttggactTTAAGGTTATTTGTTATTTGACAAAGACTGCATCTGGCGGCACAAAGATTGTTCTCCAGAATgtcacccttcccccacctcccatccctGGCAGGTAATGGTCCCTTCGTCAGTGTCTGACTTTAAGCTTATTCTCTGCACATAGCCCACATCCTGGGGAAGGTGCTGGGCCTCTAAACACCCACAAGGACCACATGTTCATAAAATGTTACTCATGTGcatgagtttgcaggatcagagccaaacCCAGAGTCACGTAATTCTACTCTGGAGTTAATGACATTATAAATTAGATTTTTGGAAGTTACTTGACTATGAAATATACAGCCTAAACCAGTTTTCcagtaaaatattttcaattaGTATTCGATGTTTTTAAGTGCACCAAGACAAGTTACCTTCgaaggggtgtgtgtgacatTGTTAACACATGACCCCATTAAGTTAGAAAATAATCAGAATATATTAAttagagaaggttaaggggtaatttgattatttgtttcccatgtagttACTTAGACTATTatggcagagaaaggtagaacacaattcagtggctggaagttgaagctaaacaaattcagactaataCTAAGGTGTTAAATgaaacattggaacaatttaccaaaggttgtggtagattctccattgaTGCCCATTGACTGGCTGACCACCCTCTCTGGCCCGACTGAAATCCCCAAATGGTCTGGCTTGTGGGAACTTTTGACTAAGCAGCACATGGCTACAATGCTCCAATCTTGCCACTGAAACACTCACTAAGGAAAGGGATGTATTTTCAACTGCTGGATCTAGAGGAACCAATGCTCTGTGAGTGGGAGGCCTGGAATTGTGCACTGCTGCCTTGCGCACCTCAGGGCCATCTGAGCAGTGTCTTGCTGTTTCTAAGGTGACTGGCACTTATCAAGCAACACAGCAGCATGAGAATGGGGAAGAGAGGTGGGCCAGAACTCCCACAGCCACCATCTCAGCACAAGAGGATCCTGATCACATGCATCCGCTCAGCCTCAGGGGCCAACCAGGCAACCCCCAGACAGGCATGGGAGATGAATTTCACAGATGCCAGAGGAATCTGCTGATTGGGAATGTGGAAGTGGTGGTTATACAGAGCCTGGGATCTCCCAGGGAACACAATGCTCATGAGCCGCTACCTAGCCTTGCTTCAATCCCTTCACTATTACACAGCTAACCAGCACAGAAAGGTGCTAATGATGGCAACATGGTCCACTTGGGAGAGCACCAGTCTGGAAGTCAGAACagctgggttctactcccagctctgccacagacctgttGCATGGTCTAGGGAAAGTACATGCCCCAGTTCCCACATACAAACAGCACTGCAGCCCCATTGGGATCTTGTGGCTGTTGCTGAGTGCTGATGTCTCTATTACCTGAGAGAAAGCTGCTGTTCCTTCCAGCTGATCCATCAGCTTCTCAGCAAGATCTATCCAGGCCTGAGAGGCAGATGTCAGTGAATGCTCTGGAATCAGGCACCCATCCACCGCCACATGGGCACAGTGCAATGAATGTGAGGCCAGCCAGCAGAGGACAAGGAGAGCACAGAGTGAGATGGGCAGCTCTAGAAAGGGTGGACTAACTGTAAATGGCATGTGCCTCAAGCCCATCCTGGTACCGTGCAACCAAACTCACTTGCCCCTATCTGCCActtcccacccatccaacccccccccccccccttatcccctgactgccccccttggACCTcaccctcatccaaccccccccccgctaaccctgactgccctgacccctatccacacccccgcccctgggactcccacacctatccaaccgcccctgaCCACCACCAGCAGAACCTCctcccatccaactgctccctgtcccctgactgcccccaggacctcctgccccttatccaacacccccccacacactcccttactatgctgctcagagcagcaggactggcagccgcgccACTTGGCTGGAGCCAACCACACTgccgtgctgcccggcaggagctcgcagccccaccgcccagagcgctggcggcatggTGAGCTGACGCTCTGGGgtaggggggacagcaggggaggggctgggcactagcctccccagccaggagctcaaggccCAGGCAGGGcggtcccacgggccatagtttgcccacctctgctctactcCATCTGTATGGCCTCCTTTGCTATGTGGCCCTTCACCTGGTAGGTGAAAGCCAGAATCTGCAGTGCCAGGAAGGCTCAGAGTAAGAAATATATAGAGGGGCCCCTCCCCCTATAAACAGCTCATTGGTGGGCTGGGAAGGGTGTGACTGTATCCCTCCTGTCCCAGCTGGACTACATGGAATGGGCTGTCAGTTCCACTTCTCCCAAAACTACTCTGGTTCCAGGCAGCAATGAGTTAGTGGGATGAACAGGCACCAGGATTGTACAACTATGAGAGGAACCAAGGAAGTTTTACAACCGAAAAGCCATGGgatgggcaaaatttttggcccaagggccacatctgggtgtggatattgcatgcagggccattaatgtagggctggggcaggaggttgggtgcaggagggagtgtggggtgcgggagggggtgtggtgtgcaggaaggggctcagggcaaggggttgaggcacaggagggatgcggggtgtatgagggggctcagggcaggaggttggggtccagggagggggatcagggcagggggttggggtgcaggagggggctagccaggggctcagggttggggtgtggggtgcaggagggattctgggtgcaggatctggcctggcacagcttaccttgggtggctccagggtggcagcaggtgtaaagcaggttccctgcctgccctggccccatgccactctaggaagtggctggcaccataTCCCTGCGGCccccaggggagtggggggcagagggctccacgtgctgccatTGCCTGTGGGTACGTtgcctgaagctcccattggccgctgttccctgttcccagccaatgggaactgcaaggGGCGGTGCCTGaaggcgggggcagcatgcagagccctctgcccacaCCCAGGGGCCGTAGGGATGtagtgctggccacttccgggagcagtgcggggccagggcaggcagggagcgtgCGCCACGTCTGGAGAACCCATGGGGAAAAGCcgggccccagctcacctccgctctgtctcctcccctgaacgcaccgccccgctctgcttctccgcccccgcccaggtttcccatgaatcagctgttcgcgcgggaagcctgggagggctgagaagcaagcagcatcttcgcgctcaggcccagggaggcagaggcagagcagaggtgaggagggctgcccgcaccACAGCAGGTAACTCGGGGgacgcacaggggaaccgctccccgccccagctcgcctccacctccctgggcctgagcgtgaagccactgcctgcttctcaggccccccacccctggcttcccgcgtgaacagctgattcgcaggaagctgggggtggggtgggggtggcgcgttcaggggaggaggtggaggcagagtggaggtgagcttgggctgggcgtggggcagggagctgtagttgggtgctctgcacccaccaaattttccccctgggtgcttcagccccggagcaaCCAGGGAATCGGTGCCCAaagcaccacttttgatgtgattggtgggggggagcggctgctccccctgccccactcctagCTATGCTACCCCGCCTCTAGGAGCCAGAGAAACCTGCTGGATGGTTAGGGGTTAGGTTTAGAGtcagggttagggttgggtttcGGGTTAGTATTTAGGGTTAGAGGGTGAGGGTTTGGGTTTCGGATTTAGGTTTAGGGTTTTGGagtagggttaagggttagggttaagggggTACGGTTaagttagggtttagggttaggggttaagggtatggtttaggggttagggtagGGGTAGGGTTAAGGTTAGGTTTAGGGTGAGGGTAGGGGAtaggggttagggtttggggttagggttaagggttaggtttagggtttaggtttagggtgagggttaagggttaggtgttagggtagggttaggggttagggttgggtttaggggtagggttagggtttagggttaggggttgggtttagggttagggattggggtgagggtgagggtcaGGGGTTAGGGTGAGGGGTAGGGGTTGGAGGTAAGGGTttgggtttaggggttagggtgaggcttagggtttagggttaggggttaggtttagggttagggCTAGGGctag
This portion of the Chelonia mydas isolate rCheMyd1 chromosome 13, rCheMyd1.pri.v2, whole genome shotgun sequence genome encodes:
- the HNRNPC gene encoding heterogeneous nuclear ribonucleoproteins C1/C2 isoform X1 produces the protein MASNVTNKTDPRSMNSRVFIGNLNTLVVKKSDVEAIFSKYGKIVGCSVHKGFAFVQYVNERNARAAVAGEDGRMIAGQVLDINLAAEPKVNRGKAGVKRSAAEMYGSVAAPPSPSPLVRSSFDLDYDFQRDYYDRMYSYPARVPPPPPIARAVVPSKRQRVSGNTSRRGKSGFNSKSGQRGSSSKSGKLKGDDIQTIKKELTQIKQKVDSLLESLEKIEKDQSKQTEMKNEKSEEEQSSSSMKKEESNVKMESEAGADDSAEEGDLLDDDDNEDRGDDQLESIKGDEKEAEEGEDDRDSANGEDDS
- the HNRNPC gene encoding heterogeneous nuclear ribonucleoproteins C1/C2 isoform X2 translates to MASNVTNKTDPRSMNSRVFIGNLNTLVVKKSDVEAIFSKYGKIVGCSVHKGFAFVQYVNERNARAAVAGEDGRMIAGQVLDINLAAEPKVNRGKAGVKRSAAEMYGSVAAPPSPSPLVRSSFDLDYDFQRDYYDRMYSYPARVPPPPPIARAVVPSKRQRVSGNTSRRGKSGFNSKSGQRGSSSKSGKLKGDDIQTIKKELTQIKQKVDSLLESLEKIEKDQKMKNEKSEEEQSSSSMKKEESNVKMESEAGADDSAEEGDLLDDDDNEDRGDDQLESIKGDEKEAEEGEDDRDSANGEDDS
- the HNRNPC gene encoding heterogeneous nuclear ribonucleoproteins C1/C2 isoform X3, coding for MASNVTNKTDPRSMNSRVFIGNLNTLVVKKSDVEAIFSKYGKIVGCSVHKGFAFVQYVNERNARAAVAGEDGRMIAGQVLDINLAAEPKVNRGKAGVKRSAAEMYGSSFDLDYDFQRDYYDRMYSYPARVPPPPPIARAVVPSKRQRVSGNTSRRGKSGFNSKSGQRGSSSKSGKLKGDDIQTIKKELTQIKQKVDSLLESLEKIEKDQSKQTEMKNEKSEEEQSSSSMKKEESNVKMESEAGADDSAEEGDLLDDDDNEDRGDDQLESIKGDEKEAEEGEDDRDSANGEDDS
- the HNRNPC gene encoding heterogeneous nuclear ribonucleoproteins C1/C2 isoform X4, producing the protein MASNVTNKTDPRSMNSRVFIGNLNTLVVKKSDVEAIFSKYGKIVGCSVHKGFAFVQYVNERNARAAVAGEDGRMIAGQVLDINLAAEPKVNRGKAGVKRSAAEMYGSSFDLDYDFQRDYYDRMYSYPARVPPPPPIARAVVPSKRQRVSGNTSRRGKSGFNSKSGQRGSSSKSGKLKGDDIQTIKKELTQIKQKVDSLLESLEKIEKDQKMKNEKSEEEQSSSSMKKEESNVKMESEAGADDSAEEGDLLDDDDNEDRGDDQLESIKGDEKEAEEGEDDRDSANGEDDS